In one Lolium rigidum isolate FL_2022 chromosome 3, APGP_CSIRO_Lrig_0.1, whole genome shotgun sequence genomic region, the following are encoded:
- the LOC124696410 gene encoding putative F-box/FBD/LRR-repeat protein At5g44950: MDRHQGQRCRCPHGPRCTRGPRHGGPAAAALDTHVRAFPMDADEQALWRACGMNPVSLESDVTTMLTCLHYILPGRPVVSHHAALSALLPPPHDGADRISDLPEDLLRNIVSRLPAKDGARTAALSCRWRTLWLSIPLVLVDADLLPAGRRSGLQVARADARRVASAITRILEAHQGPFHFVHLISCYMQETPGLLARWLQLLAVKGVRQLFLVNRPWPLDMALPATFFGMATLTRLYLGAFGFPRTAGLPRAVAFPHLRELGLCCIAIQNRDMDFVLARTPVLEILCIQANILLKCLTLVSRSLRCVQIIEGIDLNIDVKDAPHLERLIIWTSSARDGLHRSLKIGHAPALSMLGYLEPARHVLEISNTTIKAGMRASHSTIVPSIKILSLRVCFGIHYDDKMLPSFLRCFPNVERLHLESNEAHEPTGKLNTKCWKEAGPIECIQSNIKLMIFYAFRGERNELSFLKFFLENARMLTKLVIVYCKGSFSSMTEANSKVKPLFAAKWASPDCVLQLFESALEVGDDKWLLNFEAGSDFSTRDPFACTAALRGCNI, translated from the exons ATGGACCGCCACCAGGGGCAGCGGTGCAGGTGTCCCCATGGCCCCCGGTGTACCCGCGGACCGCGCCATGgaggccccgcggcggcggcccttGACACCCATGTGCGGGCCTTCCCCATGGACGCCGACGAGCAGGCCCTGTGGAGGGCGTGCGGCATGAACCCGGTGAGCCTCGAGTCCGACGTCACCACCATGCTCACCTGCCTCCACTACATCCTTCCCGGCCGCCCCGTCGTCTCCCACCACGCCGCCCTCTCCGCGCTCCTTCCCCCGCCCCACGACGGCGCCGACCGCATCAGCGACCTCCCCGAGGACCTCCTCCGCAACATCGTCTCCCGCCTCCCCGCCAAGGACGGCGCGCGCACCGCCGCGCTCTCCTGCCGCTGGCGCACCCTCTGGCTCTCCATCCCGCTCGTCCTCGTCGACGCCGACCTCCTCCCCGCCGGACGCCGCTCGGGCCTCCAGGTCGCGCGCGCCGACGCGCGCCGCGTCGCCTCCGCCATCACCCGCATCCTCGAAGCGCACCAGGGGCCCTTCCACTTCGTCCACCTCATCTCCTGCTACATGCAGGAGACCCCCGGCTTGCTCGCGCGCTGGCTCCAGCTCCTCGCCGTCAAGGGCGTCCGGCAACTCTTCCTCGTCAACCGCCCGTGGCCGCTCGACATGGCCCTCCCCGCCACCTTCTTCGGCATGGCGACCCTCACCCGCCTCTACCTTGGCGCCTTCGGGTTCCCTCGCACCGCTGGCCTCCCGCGGGCAGTGGCATTCCCGCACCTCCGCGAGCTCGGACTCTGCTGCATTGCCATTCAGAACCGGGACATGGACTTCGTCCTCGCCAGGACCCCTGTGCTGGAGATCCTATGCATCCAAGCCAACATTCTGCTCAAGTGCCTAACCCTCGTCAGCCGCAGCCTCCGGTGCGTGCAGATCATAGAAGGCATTGATCTGAATATCGATGTGAAGGATGCCCCACACCTTGAGAGGCTCATCATCTGGACATCATCGGCACGCGATGGCTTGCACCGGAGCCTCAAGATTGGACATGCCCCTGCGCTAAGCATGCTTGGCTATTTGGAGCCGGCGCGTCACGTGCTAGAGATCAGCAACACGACCATCAAG GCTGGGATGAGGGCAAGTCATAGTACCATAGTCCCAAGCATCAAGATCCTCAGCTTAAGAGTGTGCTTTGGAATCCACTACGACGATAAAATGTTGCCCAGCTTCCTCAGATGCTTTCCCAATGTCGAGCGGCTGCACCTCGAG TCCAATGAAGCTCATGAGCCTACTGGCAAGCTCAACACCAAGTGCTGGAAGGAGGCAGGTCCAATCGAGTGCATCCAGTCAAACATTAAGCTGATGATCTTCTATGCCTTCCGAGGGGAGCGGAACGAGCTTTCCTTCCTCAAGTTCTTCCTGGAGAATGCGCGGATGCTGACGAAGCTGGTCATTGTGTATTGCAAGGGAAGTTTCAGTTCAATGACCGAGGCAAACTCCAAAGTGAAACCTCTGTTTGCTGCAAAATGGGCCAGTCCAGACTGTGTACTGCAGCTCTTCGAGAGTGCACTTGAAGTAGGAGATGACAAGTGGTTGTTGAACTTTGAAGCAGGATCTGATTTCTCTACAAGGGACCCGTTTGCGTGCACTGCTGCTCTCCGGGGGTGCAATATCTGA
- the LOC124703333 gene encoding exocyst complex component EXO70A1-like has translation MSVAALPRTMEALTRRATMLRDSLQRSQGNTDGMVAILGSFDHRLSALEAAMRPTQVRTHAIRMAHENIDKTLKSGEAILSQFDLARKAEATILRGPHEDLEGYLEAVDLLKGIAKFFSSNKNFRSSEGILNHVNNLLAKSSLKIEEEFKQLMNTYSKPIEPDRLFDCLPKSLRPSKDDGGADGGNANNAEHPSKGLETAIYRTPTLVPPRILPLMNDIAQQLVQAGNQQSCYKIYRDYRGSALESSLRKLGVEKLTKDDVQKMQWEALEAKIGNWIHFMRIAVKLLLAGERKICDQIFDGVNFNKDQCFAEMATNSVVTLLSFGDAVAKSKRSPEKLFVLLDMYEVMRELQSEIEAIFEGKPCSEMREAALGLTKRLAQTAQETFADFEEAVEKDASKTIVQDGTVHPLTSYVINYVKFLFDYQSTLKLLFQEFETGSETESQLAVVTMRIMQALQNNLDGKSKQYKDPALTHLFLMNNVHYMVRSVRRSEAKDILGDDWIQRHRRIVQQNANQYKRVAWAKVLQTLSVQGAPGSTGSSGASDLSSSGVSRAVIKERFKAFNTQFEELHGKQSLWIVPDQELRESLRLAVAEVLLPAYRSFIKRFGNLVGSGKNPLKYIRYSPELVDKLLGEFFEGQQYGEPKHQHRL, from the exons GCGCACGAGAACATCGACAAGACGCTCAAGTCCGGCGAGGCCATCCTCTCCCAGTTCGACCTCGCCCGTAAG GCTGAGGCGACGATACTGAGGGGTCCCCATGAGGATTTGGAGGGCTACCTGGAGGCAGTGGACCTGCTGAAAGGAATCGCCAAATTCTTTTCCTCGAACAAGAACTTCAGGAGCAGTGAAGGAATCCTGAACCATGTCAACAATCTGTTAGCAAAGTCTTCCCTGAAGATTGAGGAAGAATTTAAGCAGCTGATGAATACGTACAG CAAACCTATTGAGCCCGATCGCCTCTTTGATTGTCTACCCAAGTCTCTACGGCCGTCAAAGGACGATGGCGGGGCCGATGGAGGGAATGCTAACAACGCTGAGCATCCGTCCAAAGGCTTGGAGACTGCTATATACAGGACCCCCACACTAGTTCCTCCAAGAATATTGCCGCTCATGAATGACATAGCTCAGCAGTTGGTTCAGGCTGGAAATCAACAGTCATGCTACAAAATTTACAG AGATTACCGTGGTTCAGCACTAGAGTCGAGCCTTCGGAAGCTGGGAGTAGAAAAGCTTACTAAAGATGATGTTCAAAAGATGCAATGGGAGGCTTTGGAGGCTAAAATTGGAAACTGGATACACTTTATGCGTATTGCG GTTAAACTACTACTAGCAGGAGAAAGAAAAATCTGCGATCAGATTTTTGATGGTGTCAACTTTAACAAGGACCAATGTTTTGCAGAAATGGCAACAAATAGTGTTGTGACTCTTCTCAGCTTTGGAGATGCTGTTGCTAAAAGTAAAAGGTCTCCTGAAAAGTTGTTTGTATTGCTAGACATGTACGAAGTGATGCGGGAACTTCAGTCGGAG ATTGAGGCAATTTTTGAAGGAAAGCCTTGCTCTGAGATGAGAGAGGCTGCATTGGGCTTGACTAAGCGGTTGGCACAAACCGCTCAAGAAACATTCGCTGAttttgaggaggcagttgaaaagGATGCTTCAAAGACTATTGTTcaagatggaactgtgcatcctttGACAAGCTATGTGATTAATTATGTTAAATTCCTATTTGA TTATCAGTCGACGCTGAAGCTTCTGTTTCAGGAATTCGAAACTGGTAGCGAAACAGAATCTCAACTTGCTGTTGTTACTATGAGGATAATGCAAGCCTTGCAGAATAACCTAGATGGAAAATCCAAACAGTATAAGGATCCTGCACTGACTCACTTATTTCTTATGAACAATGTTCACTATATGGTTAGATCTGTCCGCAG ATCAGAAGCGAAGGATATACTTGGTGATGACTGGATTCAGAGGCATCGTAGGATTGTGCAGCAAAATGCCAATCAGTACAAACGTGTTGCTTGGGCAAAG GTTCTTCAGACACTTTCAGTACAAGGTGCACCAGGCAGCACTGGTTCCTCAGGAGCATCAGACCTTAGCAGCAGCGGGGTTTCAAGAGCCGTGATCAAAGAACG GTTTAAAGCTTTCAATACGCAATTTGAAGAGCTTCACGGGAAGCAATCCCTATGGATTGTACCTGACCAAGAATTGCGTGAATCCTTGAGGCTTGCTGTAGCTGAGGTTCTGTTGCCAGCCTATCGATCTTTCATTAAACGTTTCGG taatcttgttggGAGCGGCAAGAACCCGCTGAAGTACATCAGATACAGCCCCGAACTGGTGGACAAGCTCCTGGGTGAGTTCTTTGAAGGGCAGCAGTACGGCGAGCCAAAGCACCAGCACCGCCTCTAA